From Betta splendens chromosome 3, fBetSpl5.4, whole genome shotgun sequence, the proteins below share one genomic window:
- the LOC114852626 gene encoding C3a anaphylatoxin chemotactic receptor isoform X2, with protein MCSSTEPQGSGGCRRRKKEIPFSLIICPNDIPHTQPVLCERGREHLPAWSLLRDSTHCNNLLNTCEWLIIGSSQLQAHIMALMNGTVPPAGSNSSSSWQDDAIRGVEITVTLLVFLVGIPLNGLVIWALGWRRQRHLVRRGSNEETRAASSFRIYVLNLAVADLVLVMRTPLMLGFLVHKHSWPFGLVFCKLIMFLRGLGLYASAFLLCAVALERCLCLLRPVWAGLRRPTWAVPLACGILWLVATVLSAPYFHTAILKDVQGKLHCYESGDFDMGLFVTETTAGFIFPLLMFLGSNLAVLVSIQQVAPPTPTSSTPSSARKMVRMYHVLFFTMLIFLTCWVPYFVCRFLRALYVGKSQQKNLYNRVIFATYISLYFVYIKSALNPILYVFAARGLGRAIRASLVSTIERLFNDDSTESIRRKSLKNSQR; from the exons ATGTGCTCCAGCACCGAGCCTCAGGGCAGCGGtggatgcaggaggaggaaaaaagaaattcCTTTCTCTTTAATCATTTGCCCCAATGACATCCCACATACGCAACCTGTTCTGTGCGAGAGAGGGCGAGAACATTTGCCTGCATGGTCACTTTTAAGGGACTCAACTCACTGCAATAACCTATTAAATACATGTGAGTGGCTAATAATTGGATCTTCTCAGCTTCAAG CTCACATAATGGCTCTTATGAATGGAACCGTCCCTCCAGCTGGTTccaacagctccagcagctggcaGGACGACGCAATCAGAGGAGTGGAAATAACAGTCACTCTGCTTGTTTTCCTG GTGGGCATACCTCTGAACGGCCTGGTGATCTGGGCCCTGGGGTGGCGTCGTCAGCGTCACCTGGTGCGCAGGGGGAGCAACGAGGAGACCCGCGCTGCCAGCAGCTTCCGTATCTACGTCCTCAACCTGGCCGTGGCCGACCTGGTGCTGGTGATGCGTACTCCCCTCATGCTGGGCTTCCTCGTCCACAAGCACAGCTGGCCCTTTGGCCTCGTCTTCTGCAAGCTCATCATGTTCCTGCGAGGTCTGGGCTTGTACGCCTCGGCTTTCCTCCTGTGCGCTGTGGCTCTGGAGCGGTGCTTGTGCCTCCTGAGGCCCGTGTGGGCCGGACTGCGACGGCCCACCTGGGCCGTTCCTCTGGCCTGTGGCATCCTGTGGCTGGTAGCTACCGTTCTCTCTGCCCCGTACTTCCACACCGCGATCCTGAAAGACGTTCAAGGGAAGTTACATTGCTACGAGAGTGGGGACTTTGACATGGGACTGTTTGTCACAGAAACGACGGCAGGCTTCATCTTTCCACTGCTGATGTTTCTGGGAAGTAACCTGGCTGTTCTGGTTAGTATCCAGCAAGTGGCGCCCCCAACGCCCACCTCCTCTACCCCATCAAGCGCCCGCAAGATGGTCAGGATGTATCATGTGCTATTTTTCACCATGCTCATCTTCCTCACCTGCTGGGTGCCGTACTTTGTCTGTAGATTCCTGCGGGCTTTGTATGTAGGGAAATCGCAACAAAAGAACCTGTACAACAGAGTAATATTTGCCACATACATCTCTCTGTACTTCGTGTACATCAAAAGTGCTCTCAAccctatactgtatgtgtttgcgGCGCGAGGCCTCGGCCGTGCTATTAGAGCTTCACTTGTCTCCACAATCGAACGACTTTTCAATGATGACTCCACAGAGTCCATACGAAGGAAGTCGCTTAAAAACTCTCAGAGGTAG
- the LOC114852626 gene encoding formyl peptide receptor-related sequence 1 isoform X1 — MCSSTEPQGSGGCRRRKKEIPFSLIICPNDIPHTQPVLCERGREHLPAWSLLRDSTHCNNLLNTCEWLIIGSSQLQAHIMALMNGTVPPAGSNSSSSWQDDAIRGVEITVTLLVFLVRSLHYLKGYYHRAFFWGTACLEPTPGCFVCSRQVGIPLNGLVIWALGWRRQRHLVRRGSNEETRAASSFRIYVLNLAVADLVLVMRTPLMLGFLVHKHSWPFGLVFCKLIMFLRGLGLYASAFLLCAVALERCLCLLRPVWAGLRRPTWAVPLACGILWLVATVLSAPYFHTAILKDVQGKLHCYESGDFDMGLFVTETTAGFIFPLLMFLGSNLAVLVSIQQVAPPTPTSSTPSSARKMVRMYHVLFFTMLIFLTCWVPYFVCRFLRALYVGKSQQKNLYNRVIFATYISLYFVYIKSALNPILYVFAARGLGRAIRASLVSTIERLFNDDSTESIRRKSLKNSQR; from the exons ATGTGCTCCAGCACCGAGCCTCAGGGCAGCGGtggatgcaggaggaggaaaaaagaaattcCTTTCTCTTTAATCATTTGCCCCAATGACATCCCACATACGCAACCTGTTCTGTGCGAGAGAGGGCGAGAACATTTGCCTGCATGGTCACTTTTAAGGGACTCAACTCACTGCAATAACCTATTAAATACATGTGAGTGGCTAATAATTGGATCTTCTCAGCTTCAAG CTCACATAATGGCTCTTATGAATGGAACCGTCCCTCCAGCTGGTTccaacagctccagcagctggcaGGACGACGCAATCAGAGGAGTGGAAATAACAGTCACTCTGCTTGTTTTCCTGGTAAGATCCCTCCACTACCTGAAAGGATACTATCACAGAGCCTTTTTCTGGGGTACTGCATGTTTGGAGCCAACACCCGGCTGCTTTGTCTGCTCCCGTCAGGTGGGCATACCTCTGAACGGCCTGGTGATCTGGGCCCTGGGGTGGCGTCGTCAGCGTCACCTGGTGCGCAGGGGGAGCAACGAGGAGACCCGCGCTGCCAGCAGCTTCCGTATCTACGTCCTCAACCTGGCCGTGGCCGACCTGGTGCTGGTGATGCGTACTCCCCTCATGCTGGGCTTCCTCGTCCACAAGCACAGCTGGCCCTTTGGCCTCGTCTTCTGCAAGCTCATCATGTTCCTGCGAGGTCTGGGCTTGTACGCCTCGGCTTTCCTCCTGTGCGCTGTGGCTCTGGAGCGGTGCTTGTGCCTCCTGAGGCCCGTGTGGGCCGGACTGCGACGGCCCACCTGGGCCGTTCCTCTGGCCTGTGGCATCCTGTGGCTGGTAGCTACCGTTCTCTCTGCCCCGTACTTCCACACCGCGATCCTGAAAGACGTTCAAGGGAAGTTACATTGCTACGAGAGTGGGGACTTTGACATGGGACTGTTTGTCACAGAAACGACGGCAGGCTTCATCTTTCCACTGCTGATGTTTCTGGGAAGTAACCTGGCTGTTCTGGTTAGTATCCAGCAAGTGGCGCCCCCAACGCCCACCTCCTCTACCCCATCAAGCGCCCGCAAGATGGTCAGGATGTATCATGTGCTATTTTTCACCATGCTCATCTTCCTCACCTGCTGGGTGCCGTACTTTGTCTGTAGATTCCTGCGGGCTTTGTATGTAGGGAAATCGCAACAAAAGAACCTGTACAACAGAGTAATATTTGCCACATACATCTCTCTGTACTTCGTGTACATCAAAAGTGCTCTCAAccctatactgtatgtgtttgcgGCGCGAGGCCTCGGCCGTGCTATTAGAGCTTCACTTGTCTCCACAATCGAACGACTTTTCAATGATGACTCCACAGAGTCCATACGAAGGAAGTCGCTTAAAAACTCTCAGAGGTAG
- the LOC114852626 gene encoding formyl peptide receptor-related sequence 1 isoform X3, with the protein MALMNGTVPPAGSNSSSSWQDDAIRGVEITVTLLVFLVRSLHYLKGYYHRAFFWGTACLEPTPGCFVCSRQVGIPLNGLVIWALGWRRQRHLVRRGSNEETRAASSFRIYVLNLAVADLVLVMRTPLMLGFLVHKHSWPFGLVFCKLIMFLRGLGLYASAFLLCAVALERCLCLLRPVWAGLRRPTWAVPLACGILWLVATVLSAPYFHTAILKDVQGKLHCYESGDFDMGLFVTETTAGFIFPLLMFLGSNLAVLVSIQQVAPPTPTSSTPSSARKMVRMYHVLFFTMLIFLTCWVPYFVCRFLRALYVGKSQQKNLYNRVIFATYISLYFVYIKSALNPILYVFAARGLGRAIRASLVSTIERLFNDDSTESIRRKSLKNSQR; encoded by the coding sequence ATGGCTCTTATGAATGGAACCGTCCCTCCAGCTGGTTccaacagctccagcagctggcaGGACGACGCAATCAGAGGAGTGGAAATAACAGTCACTCTGCTTGTTTTCCTGGTAAGATCCCTCCACTACCTGAAAGGATACTATCACAGAGCCTTTTTCTGGGGTACTGCATGTTTGGAGCCAACACCCGGCTGCTTTGTCTGCTCCCGTCAGGTGGGCATACCTCTGAACGGCCTGGTGATCTGGGCCCTGGGGTGGCGTCGTCAGCGTCACCTGGTGCGCAGGGGGAGCAACGAGGAGACCCGCGCTGCCAGCAGCTTCCGTATCTACGTCCTCAACCTGGCCGTGGCCGACCTGGTGCTGGTGATGCGTACTCCCCTCATGCTGGGCTTCCTCGTCCACAAGCACAGCTGGCCCTTTGGCCTCGTCTTCTGCAAGCTCATCATGTTCCTGCGAGGTCTGGGCTTGTACGCCTCGGCTTTCCTCCTGTGCGCTGTGGCTCTGGAGCGGTGCTTGTGCCTCCTGAGGCCCGTGTGGGCCGGACTGCGACGGCCCACCTGGGCCGTTCCTCTGGCCTGTGGCATCCTGTGGCTGGTAGCTACCGTTCTCTCTGCCCCGTACTTCCACACCGCGATCCTGAAAGACGTTCAAGGGAAGTTACATTGCTACGAGAGTGGGGACTTTGACATGGGACTGTTTGTCACAGAAACGACGGCAGGCTTCATCTTTCCACTGCTGATGTTTCTGGGAAGTAACCTGGCTGTTCTGGTTAGTATCCAGCAAGTGGCGCCCCCAACGCCCACCTCCTCTACCCCATCAAGCGCCCGCAAGATGGTCAGGATGTATCATGTGCTATTTTTCACCATGCTCATCTTCCTCACCTGCTGGGTGCCGTACTTTGTCTGTAGATTCCTGCGGGCTTTGTATGTAGGGAAATCGCAACAAAAGAACCTGTACAACAGAGTAATATTTGCCACATACATCTCTCTGTACTTCGTGTACATCAAAAGTGCTCTCAAccctatactgtatgtgtttgcgGCGCGAGGCCTCGGCCGTGCTATTAGAGCTTCACTTGTCTCCACAATCGAACGACTTTTCAATGATGACTCCACAGAGTCCATACGAAGGAAGTCGCTTAAAAACTCTCAGAGGTAG
- the LOC114852626 gene encoding C3a anaphylatoxin chemotactic receptor isoform X4 — MALMNGTVPPAGSNSSSSWQDDAIRGVEITVTLLVFLVGIPLNGLVIWALGWRRQRHLVRRGSNEETRAASSFRIYVLNLAVADLVLVMRTPLMLGFLVHKHSWPFGLVFCKLIMFLRGLGLYASAFLLCAVALERCLCLLRPVWAGLRRPTWAVPLACGILWLVATVLSAPYFHTAILKDVQGKLHCYESGDFDMGLFVTETTAGFIFPLLMFLGSNLAVLVSIQQVAPPTPTSSTPSSARKMVRMYHVLFFTMLIFLTCWVPYFVCRFLRALYVGKSQQKNLYNRVIFATYISLYFVYIKSALNPILYVFAARGLGRAIRASLVSTIERLFNDDSTESIRRKSLKNSQR, encoded by the exons ATGGCTCTTATGAATGGAACCGTCCCTCCAGCTGGTTccaacagctccagcagctggcaGGACGACGCAATCAGAGGAGTGGAAATAACAGTCACTCTGCTTGTTTTCCTG GTGGGCATACCTCTGAACGGCCTGGTGATCTGGGCCCTGGGGTGGCGTCGTCAGCGTCACCTGGTGCGCAGGGGGAGCAACGAGGAGACCCGCGCTGCCAGCAGCTTCCGTATCTACGTCCTCAACCTGGCCGTGGCCGACCTGGTGCTGGTGATGCGTACTCCCCTCATGCTGGGCTTCCTCGTCCACAAGCACAGCTGGCCCTTTGGCCTCGTCTTCTGCAAGCTCATCATGTTCCTGCGAGGTCTGGGCTTGTACGCCTCGGCTTTCCTCCTGTGCGCTGTGGCTCTGGAGCGGTGCTTGTGCCTCCTGAGGCCCGTGTGGGCCGGACTGCGACGGCCCACCTGGGCCGTTCCTCTGGCCTGTGGCATCCTGTGGCTGGTAGCTACCGTTCTCTCTGCCCCGTACTTCCACACCGCGATCCTGAAAGACGTTCAAGGGAAGTTACATTGCTACGAGAGTGGGGACTTTGACATGGGACTGTTTGTCACAGAAACGACGGCAGGCTTCATCTTTCCACTGCTGATGTTTCTGGGAAGTAACCTGGCTGTTCTGGTTAGTATCCAGCAAGTGGCGCCCCCAACGCCCACCTCCTCTACCCCATCAAGCGCCCGCAAGATGGTCAGGATGTATCATGTGCTATTTTTCACCATGCTCATCTTCCTCACCTGCTGGGTGCCGTACTTTGTCTGTAGATTCCTGCGGGCTTTGTATGTAGGGAAATCGCAACAAAAGAACCTGTACAACAGAGTAATATTTGCCACATACATCTCTCTGTACTTCGTGTACATCAAAAGTGCTCTCAAccctatactgtatgtgtttgcgGCGCGAGGCCTCGGCCGTGCTATTAGAGCTTCACTTGTCTCCACAATCGAACGACTTTTCAATGATGACTCCACAGAGTCCATACGAAGGAAGTCGCTTAAAAACTCTCAGAGGTAG
- the cenpq gene encoding centromere protein Q, whose amino-acid sequence MRGFSSTHAHCGRKCSKTAARKHSTLTLRPLTTSVFKRCEATIKLEERHSLDFTNSEATVSLAMKPVRGSNREPSKAPTLKSKKKKTDTAKATEHATVDQDHDVGVSKEVKQTNPKPARKRKAEGLTSAPKKMKAQENWTLIPRSTVTALENILDLSVLATLALKRTEKKESQEHLNIMKKRFLAHCAELKVPLRKQKDLACSSHQHREETKKSVVGKKSLSTLEENIKAVVSAIESAEERLNTLQNTCSVLRDQVEEEEEKAKEILQISEQATLKLPPLPLQIGKKARLRQMTPDSDFEVTAYTHGVTSQQ is encoded by the exons ATGCGTGGTTTCTCCTCCACGCATGCGCACTGTGGGCGGAAGTGTTCGAAAACGGCAGCGCGAAAACATTCAACTCTAACGCTGCGACCGCTCACGACTTCAGTGTTCAAGAGATGTGAGGCTACGATTAAACTCGAAGAA AGACATAGCCTCGACTTTACTAATAGCGAAGCAACGGTTTCGCTCGCTATGAAGCCTGTGCGCGGTTCGAATCGGGAGCCATCAAAAGCACCTACATTGAAaagcaagaaaaagaagacagatACCGCCAAAGCGACAGAACACGCAACAGTGGATCAG GACCACGATGTCGGTGTCTCCAAAGAGGTAAAGCAAACCAATCCAAAACCAGCACGCAAGAGGAAAG CGGAAGGCCTGACTTCAGCGCCAAAGAAAATGAAAGCTCAGGAAAACTGGACTCTCATACCGAGGTCCACAGTCACGGCTTTGGAGAACATACTGGACTTGTCAGTGCT AGCAACTCTGGCTTTGAAGCGgacagagaagaaagaaagcCAAGAACATCTGAACATAATGAAAAAAAG GTTTCTTGCCCATTGTGCAGAGCTTAAAGTACCACTACGAAAACAAAAAGATCTGGCATGTTCCTCTCACCAGCACCGGGAGGAAACCAAGAAGTCAGTGGTTGGAAAGAAATCTTTGAGCACCCTGGAG GAAAATATAAAAGCAGTGGTCAGTGCCATTGAAAGTGCAGAGGAGCGGCTTAACACTTTACAGAACACATGCAGCGTGCTGAGAGAccaagtggaggaggaagaggaaaaagctAAAGAG ATCTTGCAGATATCTGAACAAGCAACTCTCaagcttcctcctcttcctttacAAATAGGAAAAAAG GCTCGGCTAAGACAGATGACCCCAGACAGTGACTTTGAGGTCACCGCATATACACATGGGGTAACCTCACAGCAGTAG
- the mrpl16 gene encoding 39S ribosomal protein L16, mitochondrial isoform X2: MKMFEIPPDYSDVVIPEKPKLKFLDKVPTLKKVKKEMKKLRDIQGPAKAANSFTTGQYAVVAMGGGYLHWGHMEMMRLTINRKFDSRTTFARWRVNAPYKPITRKGLGQRMGGGKGAIDHYVTPVRYGRLILEVGGKVELGEVEHILTEVAKKLPFPAKVMSRETLEAMQNEQAAMEQNNQNPWTFKQVVQGNMLGIRRVCSPFDLHHHGRFTGKFHLPGRV, encoded by the exons ATGAAGATGTTCGAAATCCCCCCAGACTACAGTG ATGTGGTGATACCAGAAAAACCCAAACTGAAGTTTTTGGACAAGGTGCCTACCTTAAAAAAGGTaaagaaagagatgaagaagCTGCGCGATATCCAGGGCCCAGCCAAAGCAGCCAACTCTTTCACCACGGGACAGTACGCTGTTGTG GCCATGGGAGGGGGCTATCTCCACTGGGGTCACATGGAGATGATGCGTCTAACCATCAATCGCAAATTTGATTCCCGGACTACGTTTGCCCGCTGGCGTGTCAATGCCCCATATAAGCCTATTACACGTAAAGGACTAGGCCAGCGTATGGGTGGAGGAAAAGGAGCCATTGACCATTATGTGACCCCTGTGCGCTATGGGCGTTTAATCttggaggtgggaggaaaggTGGAGCTGGGGGAGGTTGAGCACATCCTGACTGAAGTGGCAAAGAAGCTGCCCTTCCCAGCTAAG gtAATGAGCAGGGAGACCTTAGAAGCTATGCAAAACGAGCAGGCTGCCATGGAGCAAAACAATCAGAATCCATGGACCTTTAAACAAGTGGTGCAGGGTAACATGCTGGGCATCAGGCGGGTGTGCAGCCCTTTTGACCTGCACCATCATGGACGTTTCACTGGCAAGTTTCATCTCCCAGGGAGGGTTTGA
- the mrpl16 gene encoding 39S ribosomal protein L16, mitochondrial isoform X1, translated as MLSFIKTAAGALSGVCRARGHLQGPLHCHLKVIAAGMKMFEIPPDYSDVVIPEKPKLKFLDKVPTLKKVKKEMKKLRDIQGPAKAANSFTTGQYAVVAMGGGYLHWGHMEMMRLTINRKFDSRTTFARWRVNAPYKPITRKGLGQRMGGGKGAIDHYVTPVRYGRLILEVGGKVELGEVEHILTEVAKKLPFPAKVMSRETLEAMQNEQAAMEQNNQNPWTFKQVVQGNMLGIRRVCSPFDLHHHGRFTGKFHLPGRV; from the exons ATGCTCTCCTTCATCAAAACTGCCGCTGGCGCATTGTCCGGTGTTTGTAGAGCCCGCGGTCATTTACAAG GACCTTTGCACTGCCACCTAAAGGTAATAGCTGCCGGGATGAAGATGTTCGAAATCCCCCCAGACTACAGTG ATGTGGTGATACCAGAAAAACCCAAACTGAAGTTTTTGGACAAGGTGCCTACCTTAAAAAAGGTaaagaaagagatgaagaagCTGCGCGATATCCAGGGCCCAGCCAAAGCAGCCAACTCTTTCACCACGGGACAGTACGCTGTTGTG GCCATGGGAGGGGGCTATCTCCACTGGGGTCACATGGAGATGATGCGTCTAACCATCAATCGCAAATTTGATTCCCGGACTACGTTTGCCCGCTGGCGTGTCAATGCCCCATATAAGCCTATTACACGTAAAGGACTAGGCCAGCGTATGGGTGGAGGAAAAGGAGCCATTGACCATTATGTGACCCCTGTGCGCTATGGGCGTTTAATCttggaggtgggaggaaaggTGGAGCTGGGGGAGGTTGAGCACATCCTGACTGAAGTGGCAAAGAAGCTGCCCTTCCCAGCTAAG gtAATGAGCAGGGAGACCTTAGAAGCTATGCAAAACGAGCAGGCTGCCATGGAGCAAAACAATCAGAATCCATGGACCTTTAAACAAGTGGTGCAGGGTAACATGCTGGGCATCAGGCGGGTGTGCAGCCCTTTTGACCTGCACCATCATGGACGTTTCACTGGCAAGTTTCATCTCCCAGGGAGGGTTTGA